A genome region from Nitrospira sp. includes the following:
- a CDS encoding aldo/keto reductase, producing MAPKKSDTSIWSLSLDRRQLLKRFGVAGSVMALGGAGRVAELMAAEAPPSRSSTGDIPRRALGKTGVQVSALCFGGAHWGRIQDDADAIRLLHTAIDAGVNFLDNAWEYNGGRSEELMGKALRGRRQQVVLMSKVCSHGRDKTVALQQLDESLRRLKTDYLDLWQIHEVVYEDDPDRHFVPNGGAEALLEAKRQGKVRFIGFTGHKHPQIHLKMLAHEFPFDTCQLPLNVFDGTYRSFEQDVLPILNQRGIAALGMKSLTGNAEPIKQGIVTPEEAIRYVLSLPIASLVSGIDSPHVLQQNLDIARRFTPMTLAEMDGLRTRVAQYARDGRYELFKSTNRYDGRIGREQHGIS from the coding sequence GTGGCGCCCAAGAAGTCAGACACATCGATCTGGTCTCTCTCACTCGATCGTCGCCAACTGTTGAAACGGTTCGGCGTTGCGGGATCGGTGATGGCGCTTGGCGGGGCCGGTCGCGTGGCCGAGCTCATGGCCGCAGAGGCTCCGCCTTCGAGGAGCTCGACGGGTGACATTCCGCGCCGTGCGCTGGGCAAGACCGGCGTGCAGGTGTCGGCGCTCTGTTTCGGCGGAGCCCATTGGGGTCGTATCCAGGATGATGCCGACGCCATCCGGCTGCTGCATACTGCCATCGATGCCGGTGTGAACTTTCTCGACAACGCCTGGGAATACAACGGCGGGCGGTCGGAAGAGCTCATGGGCAAGGCGCTGCGGGGACGGCGGCAGCAGGTCGTGCTCATGAGCAAGGTCTGCTCGCACGGACGTGATAAGACAGTAGCCCTGCAGCAACTCGATGAGTCGCTTCGCCGGTTGAAGACCGACTACCTAGATCTCTGGCAGATTCACGAAGTTGTGTATGAAGACGATCCTGATCGACACTTCGTGCCCAACGGCGGGGCTGAGGCGCTGCTCGAAGCCAAGCGGCAGGGCAAGGTGCGGTTCATCGGCTTCACCGGTCACAAACACCCGCAGATCCATCTCAAGATGCTGGCGCATGAGTTCCCGTTCGATACCTGCCAGTTACCGTTGAATGTCTTTGACGGCACCTACCGGAGCTTCGAGCAGGATGTGTTGCCGATCCTGAATCAACGCGGGATCGCCGCACTCGGTATGAAAAGTCTGACCGGCAATGCGGAGCCCATCAAGCAAGGGATCGTGACGCCGGAAGAAGCGATTCGGTATGTGCTGAGCCTGCCGATTGCCTCGCTCGTCAGCGGCATCGATTCGCCGCACGTCCTCCAACAAAATCTCGACATTGCCCGCCGTTTCACGCCCATGACCCTGGCCGAGATGGATGGCCTGCGCACCAGAGTCGCGCAGTACGCCAGGGATGGCCGGTACGAACTCTTCAAATCCACCAACCGGTACGACGGCCGCATCGGCCGTGAACAGCACGGGATATCCTGA
- a CDS encoding HAD family hydrolase, giving the protein MISPTVVVLFDVDNTLLDNDQVTADLKQHLEQEVGPAHEQEYWRILEELREELGYADYLGALQRYRLAYPHDSHLLAVSRFLVNYPFSDRLFPRALDVVRHARQWGRTVILTDGDAVFQPLKIEQSGILSAVEEQVLIYVHKELELKDVEQRYPADHYVLVDDKLRILTAVKAHWGARVTTVFPRQGHYATDPEALRTFPAADLAIDRIADLLTVDHSTLFPAAGPR; this is encoded by the coding sequence ATGATCTCGCCCACGGTTGTCGTACTGTTCGATGTCGACAATACCTTGTTGGATAACGATCAGGTCACGGCTGACCTCAAACAACATTTGGAGCAGGAGGTCGGCCCGGCACATGAACAAGAATATTGGCGCATCCTGGAGGAGCTACGTGAAGAGCTGGGGTATGCGGATTATCTCGGCGCGCTCCAGCGGTATCGCCTGGCCTATCCGCACGATTCGCATCTCCTGGCCGTCTCGCGATTTCTGGTGAACTATCCGTTCTCCGATCGGCTGTTTCCGCGAGCCTTGGATGTTGTGCGGCACGCCAGGCAATGGGGCCGGACCGTGATTCTCACCGACGGCGACGCGGTCTTTCAGCCGCTCAAGATCGAACAGTCGGGTATCCTCTCCGCCGTCGAAGAACAGGTCCTCATCTACGTGCATAAGGAACTGGAGCTGAAGGATGTCGAGCAGCGGTATCCTGCCGATCACTATGTGCTGGTCGACGACAAGTTGCGCATCCTGACGGCAGTGAAGGCCCATTGGGGCGCGCGGGTCACGACCGTGTTTCCGCGTCAGGGACACTATGCCACGGATCCTGAGGCGCTGCGGACGTTTCCTGCTGCCGATCTTGCGATCGACCGTATCGCTGATCTGTTAACGGTCGATCATTCGACCCTGTTCCCCGCTGCGGGGCCGCGGTGA